CACTCCCGCCCATCGGCTCTATCGCCCCGCCGGGCGGAGACACTCGCGCCATCCTGACATGAGACGCATAGCGCGCTGCGGTCAGCCCAGCAGACGCAAGGAGATGGACTTGATGAAGCGGAAGTCCTGTCCGCTCCCGGTGCGTACGGCTCCGACCAGTAGCCCGACAAGTCCGACCAGGATGTAGCAGAACACCAGGTACATCGGCAGTGGCTGGGTCTGCGGGTAGGACGGCGGCAGCCCGATCAGGGCCGAGATCAGGGCGCCGCCGAGGATCGCCAGGAATGCGGTCAGACCGAAGTTCGCCGCGTGTGTGGCATGTTCGCGGGTCCACGGGTTCGCGGTCCGCGACCGGATGGCCAGCGGGACCAGCCAGATCACGAAGATCCCGACGCACGTGAAACCCACGAGCGCCGCACCCAGATACGACCACACCGCTCCCGACCGGCTGCCGGTCCGCTCCACCATGACGCCCTCCCGCTTCTCAACGGCCACTGTCCTACCCCCGACGGCCCGGGACGGGTCCCGCGAAGCAGCCCGCACGACATCGCGGGGATCCGGTCGGCGATGTCGCCGATCGGCGTGGCCGGATAGCTCAAGGGGCGGGCCGGCGCGCCTAGTCAGCCACCGACGTGTGCCGGACGGCGAGGCTTGCGCCACATCGCCCACAGCCTCGGCCCGCCGCCCGGCAGCTGCAGTTCCTCTCGCACGGTGAAGCCGAAGTGCTCGTAGAAGGGCACGTTGGCCGACGCGGAGGACTCCAGGTAGACAGGCAGACCCGCCGCGTCGGCTTTGGCCAGCCCTGAGCGCAGCAGTGCCGCCCCGTGTCCCTGGCCCTTTGCCGCCGGGTCCGCGCCGATCACTGCCAGGTACCAGTGCGGTTCGCGGGGTGCGTGCTTGGCGGCCGTCTCGACAGTCTCCCTGAACAGCGCAGCCCGGTCACCGAGAATGCTCTGGAGCTCTCGGATGGTTTCCCCGTCCGGAACGGCCTGGGCCTGTGACTCTGCCGGTACCCAGAAGGCGGCGGCCGCCTCGGTGCGCTCGCAGACTGCGTGGCGGACGTACTGCCGGGTGAAGATCGTGGTGAAGTAACGGTCCAGCCCTTCCCTGCGCGATGAGTCGTCGGGGAAGAACCAGCGCATCATCGGATCGTCGTCGAAGGCGCGGGCCAGGGCGCGGCTGATGAACGCGGCGTCGTCCATCGTTGCCGTCTTCGGCGTGTTCGTTTTCGGCATGTAGATCATTCTGCAGCCCTGATCATCGATGATGGGGCGAGGCCCCGGTCGCGCCCGCGGACCAGGGTTGGTCAGGGACTTTCCCGTGGCCGCTCCGCCTCGGCTTCCCGACCCGGCGATCACGATCGTGGGGCAGGTCGGCGCCCATGAGGGCAAGCTGGGGGTGCCGGACCGGGCGGCAGCCGCTCCTTGGCCTCGCCGCCGACCGCTGTCTGACGGTCAGTGCCCAAGCGGCAGGACTGCCGACTCGGCCTTGCCGCTGGGACCGACGGTGACAGCCACGTCCTGGGCCAGGTCCTGCACCAGGCGCCGCCCGATGCCGCCCGGCCGGGCGGCATCGGGCGGCAGGCGGCTGGCGTCCTCCACGGTGGCGGTCACGGTGTCGGGTCCCGCTCTTAGGCCGAAGCCGGTCACTCCGCCGGCATGCCGCACCGCGTTGGTGACCGGCTCGGACACCACCAGCAGCACCGCTTCGGTCTCGGCCCCACCGTCCGGCGCCGGCACCAGCAGAAAGCCCCGCGTGACGTCCCGCGCCGCCGCTCCGCCAGTCCCTGCCCCGGCAGCAACGCATGCGGCGAAGGGCCCGAGCAAGGCACAGCAGGCGTTTCAACGCGGCCTGACGGACCTCGCGCAGTGGGTGGAACGGGAAGGCGCCCACCGGCCTGTGCCCCGCGGCCGCAGCGAAGAGATCGCGGTCGACGGCGAGACGGAGCCGGTGTCCGTCAAGCTGGGCGTGTGGGTATCGAACACCCGAGCGAGGCGGGGCAAACTCGCCCAGGAGCAGCTGGACGCGCTGCGGGAGCTGGGCATGGAGTGGGCGTGACACCGCCGCCGTCCCACCGTTGAGCCGGACGACGCGAGGCCCCGGGCGAGAAACGTCCGGGGCTCCGTGCTGTTTTCGTTCGCCTCGGATCGCCCCCTCACCGCGTGGCGTTGGGCGTGCTCCATTGGGACCAGGACAGGTTCCAGTCGCCGTCCCCGTTGTCCAGCGTCACCGGCTTGGACGGGTTGATGACCCGGACGAGGTCGCCCGGTTCCACGGTGTTGAAGAACCACTTCCCGTCGGATGCGTTCAGGTGAACGCATCCGTGGGAGTTGTCCACCCTGCCGATGGTCGCGTTGTCCCATGACGCGTCGTGGATGTACGTACCACTCCACGTCAGGTGGACGTCCCAGTAGACCGGCAGGTTGTAGTAGGTGGGACTACCGGGAGTGCAGCTGAGGCCGACGCTGCACGATGTCATCTGGGTCTTGGCCTCCTTGTCGAGCACGACCAGGTTGCCGCCCCAGGTCTGGTAGCCGGTCCCGCCGGTCGATATCGGGAGTGTCCGGCTCAGCTTGCTTGCCCGATAGACCGCCATGGTCCGGGTCTTGGGATTGACTACCGCGTGCACGTCGGAGTCGACCGTGAAGGTGTGTGTGTAGTCGCCGGTCGCCCAGAGGCTCCCTCCTGCGTTCACTCCTTCCAGGTCGCCTTTCACGGTGATCTTGTCGCCCAGGGGCCAGTACGTTCGGGGACGGTAGTCGACACGGCGGTTGGTCACCCATCGCCAGGCTCCGGTGACGTGGTCCGTGTCGGTCACGGACAGTGCTTTCTGGGCGGCGGCCTCATCGGTCACGGCCTTCGTGAACACGACGACTACTGGCTGGGCGTTGCCTACGTCGGACCCCGTGGCGGGGGTGATGGACTGGGCGGTGGCGGTGTCGGCCGGACTGATCGTCTCGATGTCCAGGCGCTTGCTGACCGACTTTCCGGATGTATCGGCGGCCGTGGCGACGATCGTGTAACGGGCGTCGAGGCTCAGCGGTTGAGACGGCGTCCATGTACCGGCCGACGGGTCGAGGGAGCCGCTGACGACGGAACCGTTCGAGCGGGTGACGGAGACCTTGGTCAGGTGTGCGTGGGTGGCCGTGCAGTGAATGGGCCGGTCCGGCTCGGCTCGGCCGGAGGCGTCCGTCACCGGCTTTATCGTGATGTCGCTCGGTCGGGGCGACGTCGACGAGGCCGCGCTGAGACCACACCCGACCAGCGTGAGCGCGGAGACCACCGTGAGCGCGGCGAGGTAGGCCATCTCCTTCATACGCCGACGCTTTTCCGGCACCTGACTCATCGTTTTCACAGGGTCTCCTCCTCGGCCGGTAGGGAAGACATCGACTGCCGGCGGTGGACACGTTCGGGACATTGATGGAGAGGCCAACGAAGTACGCACGCCGGGGAATTGACGCTAACCACCGGCCAGGTCAGAGTTGGCGTCGTTGTTGCCGATGGTGATCGGCTGATCGTTCTGCAGCTCGCGGAAGAGGGCCTTGGCGCGTGTCATGTTCCACAGCACCGCGTCACCGGCGTTCAAAGTGGAGTAGTTCGCGTCTGCGATCGGGACCGTCAACTCATGTCCTCGTCCGCTGGAAATCCCCTTCAGGCCGAGGAACATCCGCGCCAGGTCGTACGGGGTCGTGTTCTTGTCCACGCTCAGCGTTCCGATGCCCGCGTCGAGTGCCGAGTAGAGCCTGATCGGGTTGAGAAGAGTGGACGGGGTCTCCGCCTGGTGGGCGATCGCGGTAAGGAATTTCTGCTGGTTCGCCATGCGGCTCAGGTCCTGGCCCGCCTCCTGATGGCGTTCCCGGACCAGTTCGAGGGACTGCCGGCCGTCCAGTTTCTGGCAGCCCGCCTTGAAGTCGGCTCCCGATGCCTGGTCCACGATGGGCCGGTCCAGGCACAGGGTGACGCCGCCGAGTGCGTCCACCAGGCCGACGAAGCCACCGAAGCCGATCTCCGCGTAATGGTCGACGTGGATGCCGGTGTTGTACTCGACCGTCTCGGCCAGCAGTTGCCCGCCGCCGAGCGAGAAGGCCGCGTTCAACTTGTTCGTCGTTGCCGGATGCCGGACACCGTCCGCACCGCTGAACGCCGGTATGGTCACGTAACTGTCGCGCGGCAGACTCACCAGGGTGTCACCGTCGCTGCCGATGTGCAGCAGCATCATCGAGTCGCTGTTGCCGTACGGACCCTCGTCGTCGCTGCCGGTGTGCAGTTCCTTCTGCTGCTGCGGGGTCAGATTCCGGCGGTCGTCCGAGCCGGTGATGAGATAAGTGGTGCCCTTGCCCGGCGGGGGTTGGTCCGACAGGGCGCCGAGGTTCACCGTACGGTCCAGCTTCTCGTCGGCCCAGGCGTACGTCCCGACGGAGGCCGCGAGCACCGCGAGGGCGAGCGTCATCACGCCCCAGGTTGCCCTGCGGCGCCATGTCCGGTGGCGAACGCGGCCGACCGGGTGTCCGCCTCGGCCGTACGTCACCATGAAACGGGAGCCCCCTCATGCACGAACAAGGTTCTTCAATGTTTGATGCGCCCATAATAGGCATCAATTGCACGCCCACAGAAGGAGCTTCCTGAAGCTTGGCCCTCGCGTGGGACCCCCCTGAAGAACCCTTCATGAATTCCCTACCGAATTCTTATCTCAGATTCACGCGGATACGGCGATCGACAGGGAGAAGCGGCCTTCCAATTTCACAGGTGCGTGTGGCGCGGCAGGCACGGTCGTATTCTGCTGGGCTGGATTTAGCAACCATCTTTCCCTCGTCACCGTCTATGAATGCGAGGCTCTGGCGCCGAAACGCCATGAGGGAGACGTGGGCCGGCCGAGAGCCGGCAACGACGAACTGGCGGTGGACATGTCACAGACGAGTACTGACCGGGCCGATGGGCCGACACCAGACCTCCGTGCCGGAGCAGCCGGGGAGGATGCGACCGTCACGGCTGCCGTGCGTGGCTCTGCGGCTCGCCGCCGGAACCCGTCTCCGCGCCCGAGCGCCGGGCCACGCGGCACGCTCCTTGCCGTCGGCGCTCTCGGCGGGGCCATAGCAGCGACGCTCTTCGGTATCGCCCGTTCCGTCTTCGGCTACGGCTTCAACGTTCCTGTGACCCTCTCCGCCTTCACGGCAGGCACCGTTGCCGTCCTCGCCCTCGGTGGCCTCCTCCGCCGGGAAGTGCTCCCGCGGTGGCTGCGCCGTCTCGTCACCCGTGCGTGCGTCATCGGTCTCGGCGTGGCCGTGGTGCTCGCGGCGGCCGGGGGTGTGCTGCTGGCAGTCACTCCGGGGGTGGGCGACGCCCAGTCCCGGGTGAGTGCGCAGGCCGCCGCCCACGGGGTGACTGCCACGGATCTGTCCACGCCCCCAAGGTCGCCGCGGCACTGGTGGCCACCGAGGATGCCCGTTTTTGGCACAACCCCGGCATCGACCCTGAAGGCGCCGCCCGCGCGCTGCTGGTCTGGCTGCGCGGCGGCGGAGGCGGTGGCGGGGGCGCCACCATCGAGCAGCAACTTGCCAAGATGCTCTACACCAACGGGCAACGTACCCGTCCCGACCAGGTGGAACAGGTCGCTCTGGCGGTCAAGCTCGCGCATGACTACCCCAAGGGCCGGATCCTGCAGATGTACCTGTCCACCGCCTATTTCGGGCATGGATACTACGGTCTGGACGCGGCCGCACACGGGTACTTCAAGACGAGTCCCGCTCACCTGGACTGGCCCCAGGCCGCCCTCCTTGCCGGTCTCGTCCAGGCGCCCTCCGCCTACGATCCCCTCCACAACCCCGACCTGGCCAGGCAGCGCCGCGCCGAGGTGCTGGTTCGCCTCGAGGCTATCGGTGACCTGACCGCACGTCAGGTCAGGGCCTTCGACGACACACCCCTGGGCGTCGCCTGAGAGCGAGTGCTCCTCAGTTGTTCTTGGCCCTGACAGTTCACCGGAATGCTCTGGCTGCGGCTAAGCCGACACCGTGGCCCCCGTAATGGAGATCCACAACGCGCTCGGCGTCAACTGGGAGGAGCCGGACCCGGACCACTACCGCAAGGTCCTCATCCGCATCACCTGGGACGACGAGGAGGAGCCCGCCGTCCTCGTCCCGCTCGGCGACTTCTTCGGCATCGGCCACTGCATGCCCAACAGCTACCAGTCGGCCCTGTTCACGGTATCGGCTAAGCCCGAGGAGTCCCTGATTTTCGGCGGCAGCGCCGCGTTGAACTGCTGGGCGCCCATGCCGTTCAACAAGCGCGCCCGCATCGAGCTGGTCAACGAGAACGACCTGCCGATCCAGCAGTACTTCTACATCGACTACGAGCTGTTCCCGGACGAGCTTCCCGAGGACACCCTCTACTTCCACGCCCGCTGGAGCCGCAGCAACCCGTGCAACGGCTGGGCGCCGGACATCCAGACCAACAGCCCCGAGGTCAACATCGTCGACGTCACCGGTGAGGTGGCCAGGGCGTCCGCTTTCGGCCCCGCCAGGGCGACTCCAGCTGGCCCCATTCTGTGGGTGATTGGTGAAGATCAGGCGTCGTGATGCGGCTCCGGTAGGCGGTTTGATTCGGGACCACCCATGGCGGTGCCGGGGTGCTCGGTCGTGGGCGGGCAGCGGAAAGGTGAGGCGTTACTCAAACAGGTGCCGGTGGGCTTGGCTCCATGCCAACTTGTCTTCGAGGTCCTGCAGGTAACCATCGGCCGCCCAGCTTGCCTGGGGTTCGTGCCCGGCATCGGCCAGCCGGCGTACTCGTTCGGCGTTTTCCCGCTGCTCGCGGATGACGGCGTCGACGATGTCGGCGGTGGAGGGGAGGCCGTAGGCGGTGCAGAACCGTTGCAGGCGTCGACGGCGGTCGGGCGGTTGCGGATAGCGGAGCCAACGGGTGCACTCGGTGTCGTCCCTGAACGGTGCCACGTACTGCAGTGCGTAGGCGATGTCGTGCAGGC
The genomic region above belongs to Streptomyces coeruleorubidus and contains:
- a CDS encoding DUF4870 domain-containing protein, whose amino-acid sequence is MAVEKREGVMVERTGSRSGAVWSYLGAALVGFTCVGIFVIWLVPLAIRSRTANPWTREHATHAANFGLTAFLAILGGALISALIGLPPSYPQTQPLPMYLVFCYILVGLVGLLVGAVRTGSGQDFRFIKSISLRLLG
- a CDS encoding GNAT family N-acetyltransferase, with translation MPKTNTPKTATMDDAAFISRALARAFDDDPMMRWFFPDDSSRREGLDRYFTTIFTRQYVRHAVCERTEAAAAFWVPAESQAQAVPDGETIRELQSILGDRAALFRETVETAAKHAPREPHWYLAVIGADPAAKGQGHGAALLRSGLAKADAAGLPVYLESSASANVPFYEHFGFTVREELQLPGGGPRLWAMWRKPRRPAHVGG
- a CDS encoding ATP-binding protein; this encodes MPAPDGGAETEAVLLVVSEPVTNAVRHAGGVTGFGLRAGPDTVTATVEDASRLPPDAARPGGIGRRLVQDLAQDVAVTVGPSGKAESAVLPLGH
- a CDS encoding L,D-transpeptidase; the encoded protein is MKEMAYLAALTVVSALTLVGCGLSAASSTSPRPSDITIKPVTDASGRAEPDRPIHCTATHAHLTKVSVTRSNGSVVSGSLDPSAGTWTPSQPLSLDARYTIVATAADTSGKSVSKRLDIETISPADTATAQSITPATGSDVGNAQPVVVVFTKAVTDEAAAQKALSVTDTDHVTGAWRWVTNRRVDYRPRTYWPLGDKITVKGDLEGVNAGGSLWATGDYTHTFTVDSDVHAVVNPKTRTMAVYRASKLSRTLPISTGGTGYQTWGGNLVVLDKEAKTQMTSCSVGLSCTPGSPTYYNLPVYWDVHLTWSGTYIHDASWDNATIGRVDNSHGCVHLNASDGKWFFNTVEPGDLVRVINPSKPVTLDNGDGDWNLSWSQWSTPNATR
- a CDS encoding LCP family protein, which produces MTLALAVLAASVGTYAWADEKLDRTVNLGALSDQPPPGKGTTYLITGSDDRRNLTPQQQKELHTGSDDEGPYGNSDSMMLLHIGSDGDTLVSLPRDSYVTIPAFSGADGVRHPATTNKLNAAFSLGGGQLLAETVEYNTGIHVDHYAEIGFGGFVGLVDALGGVTLCLDRPIVDQASGADFKAGCQKLDGRQSLELVRERHQEAGQDLSRMANQQKFLTAIAHQAETPSTLLNPIRLYSALDAGIGTLSVDKNTTPYDLARMFLGLKGISSGRGHELTVPIADANYSTLNAGDAVLWNMTRAKALFRELQNDQPITIGNNDANSDLAGG
- a CDS encoding biosynthetic peptidoglycan transglycosylase: MRHRSRRGRGARGGRGCAAGSHSGGGRRPVPGECAGRRPRGDCHGSVHAPKVAAALVATEDARFWHNPGIDPEGAARALLVWLRGGGGGGGGATIEQQLAKMLYTNGQRTRPDQVEQVALAVKLAHDYPKGRILQMYLSTAYFGHGYYGLDAAAHGYFKTSPAHLDWPQAALLAGLVQAPSAYDPLHNPDLARQRRAEVLVRLEAIGDLTARQVRAFDDTPLGVA
- a CDS encoding DUF2961 domain-containing protein, which produces MAPVMEIHNALGVNWEEPDPDHYRKVLIRITWDDEEEPAVLVPLGDFFGIGHCMPNSYQSALFTVSAKPEESLIFGGSAALNCWAPMPFNKRARIELVNENDLPIQQYFYIDYELFPDELPEDTLYFHARWSRSNPCNGWAPDIQTNSPEVNIVDVTGEVARASAFGPARATPAGPILWVIGEDQAS